A region from the Benincasa hispida cultivar B227 chromosome 12, ASM972705v1, whole genome shotgun sequence genome encodes:
- the LOC120067191 gene encoding uncharacterized protein LOC120067191 has protein sequence MGKPPNSPENQPPLHRSDAEDDDENVKQLNECSSFYLSLQDCLIKTNRNWKACQAEVQALKSCSERRKPGQRK, from the exons ATGGGGAAACCGCCGAATTCGCCGGAGAATCAGCCGCCTCTTCACCGGAGCGACGCCGAAGACGACGACGAGAACGTGAAGCAGCTCAATGAATGCTCATCCTTCTACTTATCGTTACAG GATTGTCTTATCAAAACTAACAGGAACTGGAAAGCTTGCCAGGCTG AAGTTCAAGCTTTGAAGTCTTGCAGTGAGAGAAGGAAACCTGGCCAACGCAAGTGA
- the LOC120067189 gene encoding probable protein phosphatase 2C 35 isoform X1, translating to MGCIHTKCCCRYPKSLVGESQDFRQGVPYCLQDKNNTVIEKSLELIPVASHNYHLEYLVLAQRGYYPESPDKENQDSFCIRTNIQGNPNAHFFGVFDGHGQFGMQCSNFVKDRLIEKLCNDPTLLDDPVQAYNSAFLSTNDELHTSEIDDSMSGTTAITVLVVGDTLYVANVGDSRAVIAVKEGNCVLAKDLSNDQTPFRKDEYERVKLCGARVLSVDQVEGLVDPDIQCWGDEESQGGDPPRLWVQNGLYPGTAFTRSIGDSTAEKIGVNAVPEVLVLQLNPNHLFFVVASDGVFEFLSSQTVVDMASSYADPQDACTAIAAESYKLWMEHENRTDDITIIVVQIKGLSNSGAEHPSSTGMETASSRIDFSDLPSKPNSQHVAVTNRNPVIVVPTLNNQTPL from the exons ATGGGTTGTATCCATACAAAATGTTGCTGTCGCTACCCAAAATcgttggttggagaatcccaagACTTTCGACAAGGGGTTCCTTATTGTCTTCAAGATAAGAACAACACTGTGATTGAGAAATCCTTGGAGTTGATTCCTGTTGCTTCTCACAACTATCATTTGGAATACTTGGTACTGGCTCAGCGGGGTTACTACCCTGAATCTCCTGATAAAGAAAACCAAGACAGTTTCTGCATTAGAACAAATATTCAAGGTAACCCAAATGCCCATTTCTTTGGTGTTTTTGATGGGCATGGTCAATTTGGAATGCAGTGTTCAAACTTTGTAAAGGATAGATTAATAGAAAAGTTATGTAATGATCCCACATTGTTAGATGATCCTGTACAAGCTTATAATTCAGCATTTTTATCTACCAATGATGAGTTACATACAAGTGAGATTGATGATTCCATGAGTGGAACAACTGCAATTACAGTTCTTGTTGTTGGGGATACTCTGTATGTGGCTAATGTTGGGGATTCAAGAGCTGTAATTGCAGTTAAAGAAGGGAATTGTGTTCTTGCTAAGGACTTGTCTAATGATCAAACACCATTTAGAAAAGATGAGTATGAGAGAGTTAAACTTTGTGGGGCTAGAGTTTTGAGTGTTGATCAAGTGGAAGGACTTGTGGATCCTGATATTCAATGCTGGGGCGACGAAGAAAGTCAGGGCGGCGATCCGCCTCGACTGTGGGTTCAAAATGGATTGTATCCTGGGACTGCATTTACTAGAAGCATTGGTGATAGTACTGCAGAAAAGATTGGTGTAAATGCTGTTCCTGAGGTTTTGGTTCTTCAGCTTAACCCCAATCATCTTTTCTTTGTGGTTGCCAGTGATGGAGTTTTTGAGTTCCTTTCAAGTCAAACTGTTGTTGATATG GCATCAAGTTATGCAGATCCTCAAGATGCATGTACTGCCATTGCTGCCGAGTCGTATAAACTATGGATGGAACATGAAAATCGAACCGATGATATAACGATCATTGTTGTTCAAATCAAAGGCTTGTCTAAT TCAGGTGCTGAGCATCCTTCCAGCACTGGGATGGAGACTGCTTCTTCGAGAATCGATTTCTCAGATCTACCTTCCAAACCGAACTCTCAACATGTTGCTGTGACAAATCGGAACCCAGTGATCGTGGTTCCAACGCTGAATAATCAGACACCTTTATAA
- the LOC120067189 gene encoding probable protein phosphatase 2C 35 isoform X2, translating to MGCIHTKCCCRYPKSLVGESQDFRQGVPYCLQDKNNTVIEKSLELIPVASHNYHLEYLVLAQRGYYPESPDKENQDSFCIRTNIQGNPNAHFFGVFDGHGQFGMQCSNFVKDRLIEKLCNDPTLLDDPVQAYNSAFLSTNDELHTSEIDDSMSGTTAITVLVVGDTLYVANVGDSRAVIAVKEGNCVLAKDLSNDQTPFRKDEYERVKLCGARVLSVDQVEGLVDPDIQCWGDEESQGGDPPRLWVQNGLYPGTAFTRSIGDSTAEKIGVNAVPEVLVLQLNPNHLFFVVASDGVFEFLSSQTVVDMASSYADPQDACTAIAAESYKLWMEHENRTDDITIIVVQIKGLSNVLSILPALGWRLLLRESISQIYLPNRTLNMLL from the exons ATGGGTTGTATCCATACAAAATGTTGCTGTCGCTACCCAAAATcgttggttggagaatcccaagACTTTCGACAAGGGGTTCCTTATTGTCTTCAAGATAAGAACAACACTGTGATTGAGAAATCCTTGGAGTTGATTCCTGTTGCTTCTCACAACTATCATTTGGAATACTTGGTACTGGCTCAGCGGGGTTACTACCCTGAATCTCCTGATAAAGAAAACCAAGACAGTTTCTGCATTAGAACAAATATTCAAGGTAACCCAAATGCCCATTTCTTTGGTGTTTTTGATGGGCATGGTCAATTTGGAATGCAGTGTTCAAACTTTGTAAAGGATAGATTAATAGAAAAGTTATGTAATGATCCCACATTGTTAGATGATCCTGTACAAGCTTATAATTCAGCATTTTTATCTACCAATGATGAGTTACATACAAGTGAGATTGATGATTCCATGAGTGGAACAACTGCAATTACAGTTCTTGTTGTTGGGGATACTCTGTATGTGGCTAATGTTGGGGATTCAAGAGCTGTAATTGCAGTTAAAGAAGGGAATTGTGTTCTTGCTAAGGACTTGTCTAATGATCAAACACCATTTAGAAAAGATGAGTATGAGAGAGTTAAACTTTGTGGGGCTAGAGTTTTGAGTGTTGATCAAGTGGAAGGACTTGTGGATCCTGATATTCAATGCTGGGGCGACGAAGAAAGTCAGGGCGGCGATCCGCCTCGACTGTGGGTTCAAAATGGATTGTATCCTGGGACTGCATTTACTAGAAGCATTGGTGATAGTACTGCAGAAAAGATTGGTGTAAATGCTGTTCCTGAGGTTTTGGTTCTTCAGCTTAACCCCAATCATCTTTTCTTTGTGGTTGCCAGTGATGGAGTTTTTGAGTTCCTTTCAAGTCAAACTGTTGTTGATATG GCATCAAGTTATGCAGATCCTCAAGATGCATGTACTGCCATTGCTGCCGAGTCGTATAAACTATGGATGGAACATGAAAATCGAACCGATGATATAACGATCATTGTTGTTCAAATCAAAGGCTTGTCTAAT GTGCTGAGCATCCTTCCAGCACTGGGATGGAGACTGCTTCTTCGAGAATCGATTTCTCAGATCTACCTTCCAAACCGAACTCTCAACATGTTGCTGTGA
- the LOC120067189 gene encoding probable protein phosphatase 2C 35 isoform X3 has protein sequence MGCIHTKCCCRYPKSLVGESQDFRQGVPYCLQDKNNTVIEKSLELIPVASHNYHLEYLVLAQRGYYPESPDKENQDSFCIRTNIQGNPNAHFFGVFDGHGQFGMQCSNFVKDRLIEKLCNDPTLLDDPVQAYNSAFLSTNDELHTSEIDDSMSGTTAITVLVVGDTLYVANVGDSRAVIAVKEGNCVLAKDLSNDQTPFRKDEYERVKLCGARVLSVDQVEGLVDPDIQCWGDEESQGGDPPRLWVQNGLYPGTAFTRSIGDSTAEKIGVNAVPEVLVLQLNPNHLFFVVASDGVFEFLSSQTVVDMASSYADPQDACTAIAAESYKLWMEHENRTDDITIIVVQIKGLSNNAGCCWTD, from the exons ATGGGTTGTATCCATACAAAATGTTGCTGTCGCTACCCAAAATcgttggttggagaatcccaagACTTTCGACAAGGGGTTCCTTATTGTCTTCAAGATAAGAACAACACTGTGATTGAGAAATCCTTGGAGTTGATTCCTGTTGCTTCTCACAACTATCATTTGGAATACTTGGTACTGGCTCAGCGGGGTTACTACCCTGAATCTCCTGATAAAGAAAACCAAGACAGTTTCTGCATTAGAACAAATATTCAAGGTAACCCAAATGCCCATTTCTTTGGTGTTTTTGATGGGCATGGTCAATTTGGAATGCAGTGTTCAAACTTTGTAAAGGATAGATTAATAGAAAAGTTATGTAATGATCCCACATTGTTAGATGATCCTGTACAAGCTTATAATTCAGCATTTTTATCTACCAATGATGAGTTACATACAAGTGAGATTGATGATTCCATGAGTGGAACAACTGCAATTACAGTTCTTGTTGTTGGGGATACTCTGTATGTGGCTAATGTTGGGGATTCAAGAGCTGTAATTGCAGTTAAAGAAGGGAATTGTGTTCTTGCTAAGGACTTGTCTAATGATCAAACACCATTTAGAAAAGATGAGTATGAGAGAGTTAAACTTTGTGGGGCTAGAGTTTTGAGTGTTGATCAAGTGGAAGGACTTGTGGATCCTGATATTCAATGCTGGGGCGACGAAGAAAGTCAGGGCGGCGATCCGCCTCGACTGTGGGTTCAAAATGGATTGTATCCTGGGACTGCATTTACTAGAAGCATTGGTGATAGTACTGCAGAAAAGATTGGTGTAAATGCTGTTCCTGAGGTTTTGGTTCTTCAGCTTAACCCCAATCATCTTTTCTTTGTGGTTGCCAGTGATGGAGTTTTTGAGTTCCTTTCAAGTCAAACTGTTGTTGATATG GCATCAAGTTATGCAGATCCTCAAGATGCATGTACTGCCATTGCTGCCGAGTCGTATAAACTATGGATGGAACATGAAAATCGAACCGATGATATAACGATCATTGTTGTTCAAATCAAAGGCTTGTCTAAT AATGCAGGATGCTGTTGgacagattaa